The sequence below is a genomic window from Paenibacillus silvisoli.
GTCCCGCATTACGTACGGCGCAATGGAGCTGGGAGGAGGCAATGCCTTCTCAGGCGGGTGGACTCGCTGGGAGCTGAGGCCAGATGAGGATAACATCCGGCTTCTCCGCCAAGCCTTCGACAATGGAGTAACCTCGTTCGATACCGCTGAGCTCTATGGGGCAGGACGTTCAGAATTTATTGTAGGAAAAGCACTGGCCGAAGTAAGGAAACAATGCATAATCGCAACTAAGGTAAGCGCTCATCACCTACAACCGAGAGAGATCCGTACGGCCCTGTGGCAAAGCATGTTCCGGTTGAACACTGATTATATCGACTTGTATTACATCCATACGCCAAGCAATGAAGTCCCGATCGAGGAAACTATGGGAGAACTGAGCAAGCTGAAAGAAGAAGGCATCATTCGCGCCATCGGTGTATCCAATTTCTCTTTAGCTCAGCTGAAGCAGGCCATGCAATATGGACGGGTCGATGCCATTCAGCCGGAGTATCATATGCTCCAGCGCAGCATCGAAGACGATTTAGTCGGTTATTGTTTGGCAAACGACATCAGCATCATGAGCTACAACTCCCTAGCTAAGGGAATTCTGACTGGAATTTTTCACAAAGGCAATGAAGTGACTGATTTCCGCAAGGAGCGGCCTTTATTCCAATCAGAAAACCTGCAGAAAACCGCTGGACTAATCAGTCTTCTGGAGGAAATAGCCGCAGCCAAGGATGCCACTCTTTCGCAAGTCGCAATTAGTTGGCTGCTGCGCCAGAAGGGCTTGACCTCGGCGATCGTGGGCACGCAGAAAGAGAAGCATTTCTTTGAAAATCTGCAATCCATTGACACAGAACTGACCGAAGAGGAAGCGGTCCGGCTTGATGCCGTAAGTAAGCAGGCGCTAAGGGATCTTGCCTAGACAACTAATAATTTGTAAAGAGCAGCAAACTCGGAATAGGAGGCTTGCTGCTTTTTTTATGGCGTTGTTACCTGATTGCAGCTTTGCTGGCTTGTACCTTGTTGAGCAACGGGCTATTTACAGCAACAAATCAATTATCTAAAGCGTCTAAATATGGGCAACGATTTGCACGAAGGGGGAAGCGTATGAGGACGATACTTATTGTTTTGTTAGTGTCCTTCCTGGCAGCAGGTTGTAGTGACGAGGATTCAAATTCAACCAGTATCTATCCAAATGCCATTGCCTGGAATAATATCCTTTATGGACTTTCTATTGAGGAGATTCCCGCTGAAGAAATCGGCAAGGAGATTGGGAAGATTGAAAGACGCACAACACCTATGCCGAAAAAAAATGGAGACTCAAATGACGTACCAACAGGAAGCAAACTATATGAAATTAAAGGGAAAGACCCTAATGAAGTTATTGCTGTTAAAGTAAATGATATCTATTATGATGCTTCAAAACTGGGGCCTCTACATTGAATTAGTGGTACTATACATGCTTAGGAGGATGAGACGGTATGTTTATGAGGATGGAACTGTTTGTTGAAAGTTTAAGTGAATCAGCAAATTTTTATACTGAAGTATTGGGGTTTGCGGTGGAAAAAGAATCTGAAAAGTACACATCAGTGAGAAATGGCCATGCTATTATTGGTCTTGGTGCGATGACCCAGCTGGTGGATAATCATTACTTAAAACCTAAGACAGAGATGGAACGCAAGGGAGCTTGCGTTGAGATCGTGTTAGAAGTAGATGAAATCGAGGAATATTACAATAAAATTGTAAAGAGCAATTATCCCATTCATTCTGAATTAACCAATAGACCTTGGGGGGCAACGGATTTCAGAATAGTAGATCCTGATGGATACTACATAAGGATTACTTCTAAGAGTTAACAATAAAAAAACGCCTTCGTGAAAGGCGGTTTTTCGTGCTATTGTTCCCAATCGTTTAAACTCCCGAGTTTATCGCGAAATAAGTTCTTTATTTACAACGCCTCCACCGACGGTAATTTGATAGCCGTTGAGATCACGGAATGTAAACTCGCTCCAATGATTTGTGTAATTCGGCTCTCTAATAATGGTTATATTTTTATCCATAACTTCTTGAGCTATCAAATCAACAGCATTCGTATAACCATATACATCAAAATATTGTTCCTCGTACCTGGAACTGATTGGGTTCACCTCATCTTCTTGTTTAGCTTCAACAAGAATGAGAGTCAGTTTTCCTCTCGAAACATGGTGGTGAATTACCTTATCACCGATCACTTCATAGTTAAAGCCTAAATCGGAATAAAACTGAACTGTTTGCTCCAAATTTTTGACTAACAAGACGAAAGAGGAACCATCGATGATAATCTCTGTCATAGTGAACACTCCCAAATATGGATTTTTTCAATCAAGATCGTCTTCACCTCTTTATTATAGAACATTTGTTCGCAATTAATCAAGGGGGATGTGGATGGCTCTTTTTCTGTCATACATGGCACATAGTAAAAAAGAAAAGCAGTACAAAGCAGTCCGATAATACGGGAAGCTTGTACTACTTTTTTTTTATTAATAGTTGAATCATCCCTATGATGAGGATCACTATGACCATAAGTATGACGATTCTAAAATCGGCAGCCTTTTTCGTTAATTTTACTTGGATAATTTTAGGATAGTTTTAGTGAATTCGACACTAATAAGGGTTGTGGAGTAATGGATTCAAGAGCTATGATAAATTTGATTTGGAAGGGGATGACAACTTGAAGGGTAAGTCGAAATACCTGACAATAGCAGTAATCGGGATATTAGTATGGTTAGCCGGAGCAATATTAGGTGGACTATATTATTTCAAAAAAATTGCAAAACATGATAATTTTTATGCGGATCCAAGCAGTGTGCCGCTTTTCATTTATACATTTATTTCTGGCATAGGATTAATCGTGGCGATAATATCCATCATTTCGTCCCTTCCTTCATTCCTTTCGAAAAAATAAACCACGCGGAAGACTGCCTTCGTTCAACTTAAGGGCAGAACAATTATAACTAAAGTCTTCCTAGAATTCGGGATCGAATTTCATATAGTATGTAAGTAAATGAAGAAAATGGGGGAGTGAATGAATATAGAAATTGAAAAGCTGCTTTATGCTTTAAACCGACGGTTCAAGACGGATATCATCTCTACAGACTGCCAAACTATGCCGTTACAGGGCGGAACTGTGGGAAATGTGAACCTGGTAACTGGTATCGCCGAAACCGTGGATGGCGAAAGCTTGCCTTACCGTATGGTGCTGAAAATCCAGAAAAAATGGGAGCGTTACGGAGATCCCGGCTCATGGCGCCGAGAATATGATCTCTATTCGTCCGACTTGGGAGCAACGTTCTCACAAGCCCTCCGCTGGCCGATATGCTATCACGCCGAGTTCAATGCCGAAGAAGATGAATACCAGCTATGGCTTGAATATATCGATGGCGTAACCGGTTTAGACTTGACCGGTGACATGTATGAAAAGGCCGCGTTGGAATTGGGACGCTTTCAAGGCAAGTTGTATGCTGAGCAGCCCGCCGTGCTGCATAGCTTGACCAACCTGAGCCAATCGGAATTCATGAAAAATAAGTATCTGCATTACCGGTCATGGCCGGTCGTCTACGATTATATACGGTCGGAGGACTGCGAATTCCCGCTGTACATTCGGCAAATGCTCATCGATATCGATGAGCAAGCAGACGAGATATTCGCCCGTATTGAAAAACTGCCACTCGTTCTATGTCACCGGGACTTCTGGGTCACCAACCTCATCTATGCAGACGGGAATATTTCGCTTATCGACTGGGATACCAGCGGATGGGGCTACCTGGGCGAGGATCTCGCAAGCCTGATCGCGGATGAACCGGATATCGATCACATGGTCGAAAATTTCCAACGATGTGTCCCCGCGTATTACAAAGGCTTTTCGGAGTATGCGGATGTATCCCGAATCGCCGATCATTGTGTCTTCGAGATGATCCTTCTCGTATTCGGGTATAGGCTTGTGGAGAGCTATCTATACGCAGACGCTGATGACGAAAAGGCGAAGCATGTCCTTACGCTCCAAAAAATTTATGAAATAAAGTCCAACCCTGTAGGGTCACATCTGGCTACATAGCCAATACGTGATACGAACGGGTATGATATATCGAAGAAAATCAGGCTGCCTATTATTCGGCGGCCTTCTTCGTCTAACGGCCAGGATACTTTAATGGAGGTTTACATAAACATGATCAGTAGGAGTGATGATCATGGAGGACCTCTATGAGAATTCGGGATTGGGACGGTAATTTAAAACTTCGCTTAGGCGTGGAGTTTGCATTTAACGTCGTCTTTTGGACGTTTCTTCCTTTTTTGGCCATTTTTTTTGCAAACTCATTCGGAAAAGGCTGGGCAGGCGTTCTGCTCGTTCTTTCCCAAGCGCTATCCGTCGCGGGCAATTTGCTAGGCGGATACGCAGCCGATCGGTGGGGGCGCAAACGAATGATGGTGCTGGCAGCTTGTACGCAAGGCATCGGCTATGGCGTATTCGCGATCGCCGCTTCGCCGTGGGTATCCTGGCTTTTCATCGGCTATCTCGGCTTCACCCTGGCCAGCTTTGCCGGTTCGTTGTACACGCCGGCCAGCGAAGCGATGGTCGCCGACGTTGCGGAGGAGAAACACCGCTCCAGCATTTTTGCGGTATTTTGGACTTCCACGAACTTGGCGGTTGTGTTCGGCCCCGTGCTCGGCGCCGTGCTGTTCAAAGATAATCCCTATATTTTGCTTGCGGTCTCATCCGTATTTTGCCTGCTCATATCCGCGGTGCTGAACCGTGGTTTGCGCGAAACGCTTCCGCAGTATACCCTCGTCAACCCTCGCAACAAAGACGAAGCGCCGTGGTATAAGTTCCTAGCCGAGCAGCTGCGAGGTTATCGCATTATCGCTTCGGACCAGGTGTTCTTGCTATTCATCATCGCAGGCGTCCTGCTGGCACTGACGTTCATGCAGCTCGACATCCTGTTTCCCGTTTTCTTCAAAGAAACGCTTCCTTCCACGGATATCCTCGGTTTTGGCGGATGGCATTGGGTCGTTCCTGGGCAGCAGCTGTTCGGACTCATCGTGTCGGAGTTCGGCTTGTTCGTTGCGCTTTTCACCGTAATCGTGACCAAATGGATGGCGGGTTACAAGGATCGCAACGTCTTTATAAGCGGAGCCTTGTTGTATGCGATCGGGATGGTCTTGTTCAGCCATATGTCCACGTTCTGGGGGCTTTCGCTCGCAGTCGCCATGTTCACCATTGCCGAAATTGCTTCAACGGGTCCCCAGCAAGCGTTTATTTCCCGATTAGCACCGGAAGATATGCGCGCACAATACTTCGCGGCTTCCAGCATACGTTTTACGCTCGGACGCACGATCGCTCCTTTGGCGATTCCGCTCAGCGCATGGATCGGCTACACTTGGACGTTCGGCTTCTTGGCGGCGTTGGCTGCCGTTTCAGCCGTTCTGTATTGGCTCATGTTCAAGCTCTTCAAGCGCTAATAAAAACGGAAGGTTAGTTTCAATGAGAATGCCCTATCCTGTATACTTAGTAAAACGTTGGAATCAGAGGGCTATATATGAGTGAACATAAGAAAGAAAAGCTCTACTACGAACGTGGAACGAGTGAACTCCGGGAGAAAAGCTTGCGTGCACTACCGGCTCGGTCGTAACAAAAGATGTGCCTGCCAAGTGGGGGGAGTCAATGATGAGAACCAAAAGTCGAATAACGATCTTTTTTGTTCTTTGTGTTTTACTTATATTAACAAGTTGTTCTAAATCAAAAGAAGAAAAGCTAATGGAACAGATTAATTCCTTGAATGAAGACAACTCAATTATAGATACAATTATTTCAAAAGTAGATCCAGGGCTTCAAAATGGAGTGATTCTATCTTCTTTAAGAAATCCTGATAAAAGGCGGCCGAGTATCTATAAATTAATTTCTCAATTAGGCTCTTTAAAGGTGATTCAAGAAAAGCCCTTAATTCCTGAATACTTTTATAACCTTTCAATAAAGGCTCAAGAAACTAAATCATTACAGACATTCGAAATCAATGTAGTAGTTGATCCAGGTTTTAGCTATCTCAAATTCATTAGTATAGAAACAAGTAATAGAAAATTAGGACACATAGAAATTAATAACGAATTTGAAATAACAAATGAACTAAAGGCTGAATTAACACAGATCATAAAGGACTGAGGGCAAAACATGAAGAGACGGCATCATAGCACAAGGCCAAATCCTCGATATTAAGGAAACAATGCAATCTACAGTGGTGGTGCATATGTAATGGATAACGCAAGTCAGAGAACAGAGATCGCTACATTTGCAGGAGGCTGTTTCTGGTGTATGGTGCAGCCGTTCGACACACTCCCCGGGATCATTTCGGTCATTTCCGGTTATACAGGCGGCCATACTATCAATCCGACCTACCAAGAAGTCGGTACAGAAACGACAGGTCATTACGAAGCAGTTCAAATCACATTTCAACCGGAGTTGTTTCCTTATGAACGCCTGCTTGACATCTATTGGCGGCTCATTGATCCTACTGATCGTGGCGGACAATTCGGTGACCGTGGCTCATCGTACCGAACCGCGATATTCGTACATAGTGAGGAACAGCGCAAGAAGGCAGAAGCCTCTAAGCAAGCGCTGCAGAAGAGCAAACGATTCAAGAAGCCGATTGTGACCGACATCCTACCAGCGGTGCAATTCTTTCCTGCGGAGGATGAGCATCAGGATTATTACAATACGCACCGAAGATCCTACAATCTGTATCATGATGGCAGCGGACGAGAAGAATTCCATGAACGAAGCTGGAATACGAAGAAAGACAAGGATAAACTGCGTCAGCAGTTAACGGAACTGCAATATAGCGTTACACAAAATAGGGAGACAGAGCGTGCGTTTCAGAACGAATATTGGAATAACGAACGTGAAGGGCTTTATGTCGATGTCATAAACGGCGATCCGTTGTTCAGCTCTAGGGACAAGTATGATGCGGGAATCGGCTGGCCGACCTTCTCAAAGCCCATTGAAGAGGGCTGGATTCAGAAAGAATCCGATCTAAGTAACGGTCAGGTGCGAACGGCGCTGCGCAGTCGAACATCCAAATCGTATTTGGGTCACCTCATCCAAGATCGTAACAAGCCTCAATACCGCGTCAATTCCGCTTCATTACGCTTTATTCCGGTAGAACAATTGGAGGCGGAAGGGTACGGCCGCTATGTGCCCTTTTTTGAATAAATAACTCAGTCACATCCATCATCTAAAAGAATAAACGAAAGACGCTGACAAAGGAGTGGAGTTATGAAATTACTGCTCACATCTGCTGGCATTACTAATAAAAGCATACACGACGCGCTGATTGCCATGCTGGGCAAACCGATTGCCGAGTGTAGCGCACTCTGCATTCCAACTGCGATATACGCCATACCCGGTGGTGCAGGCCATGCATGGCGGTTTTTCAGCGGACAAGCCAACGCACCGATGTGTGAGCTGGGCTGGAAGTCCCTGGGTGTATTGGAGCTCACAGCGCTGCCCAGCATCGATAAAGAGCTTTGGGTTCCTTTGGTCAAGGAAGCTGACGTTCTGCTAGTGAATGGCGGTGACCCCTTGTTCCTGAGTTACTGGATGCGGCAGTCCGGACTGGCTGACCTCTTGCCGTCGCTGCAAGCAGTCTATGTGGGACTGAGCGCCGGGAGTATGGTGATGGCACCCAATATCGGGGAATTTTTCGTTGGCTGGACGCCACCTAACGGCAGCGATGAGACGCTGAGCCTGGTTGATTTTGCAATGTTCCCGCATCTGGATCACGAAATGCTGCCGGAAAACACGATGGCTAATGCAGAGAGATGGGCTGCCGGGATCCAGGGGCCGGCATATGCCATTGATGATCAGACCGCCATTAAAGTGATCGACGGAACGGTCGAAGTTGTCTCCGAAGGGCATTGGAAATTGATTTCGCCCTGCTAATGAATCAGGGAGCATATGATTGTGAGTAAGAAGCCGAGGATCATTCAAGGATTGGAAAAGATGGACGGCGTATTCTGGATGAAAGCGCCAGCGAATTCAAAGCGTCGATGTTGGCCGAGAAATGAGTATCGGAGAATGATAGATCGGAGAGAAGGGATTTTATAGATGTACTAGAATATTTTAGTGGAAGGAGGTTGGGAGATGGAGTTAACTTTTCACCAGAAGAAACAATTGATTGAGCAAGGCTATGTGAAGGTACCGGGTGTCGTTCCGAAAATAATGATTCAAGAAGCGATGAAGGCAATCAACCATACGATTGGCAAAGGAATCCCGGAGAACCATAACGGCGCTAACTATTGCAGGGAGCTGGAGAGCAAACCCTTCATCACGGACATGTTTAATCGCACGCCGGCCAAAACGATCATCGATTCGCTGGTCGGGCAAGATGCCTATCATAGGATCGGTATGGGGCAGATCGCATTGCGGTTTCCGTCTTATATGGATGATCCGCCTGAGGATCTCGGGGCGCATCTGGACGGCGTCCTCCATGTTAAGGATAGCATTGCGCAAAACTTCACGGCGCTCGTCGGCGTCATTCTGAGCGATCAGACCGAGACGAGGCAGGGAAATTTCACGGTTTATCCCGGCACGCATAAGCTGTACGAGCAATATTTCCGGGAGCACGGAGCGGAAGTATTGTTTCGAGATGAGGGGTTTCGCACAAAGCATCGTTCGGAACATGTACCGCTGCCGATGCCGGTTCCGATTACGGGCGAGCCGGGTGATCTGATCATCACGCATTACCAGCTGGTTCATGCCGGGGGCATCAACCTGTCGGACCGAATCCGATACTCGGTTTATTTTCGGGTTGATCATAAAGAGCGTCCGAACGATTGGCAAACGCCGCTAGTCGATATGTGGCACCATTGGCCCGGACTGCGGACTGCGCTTGCCGATACAACATCATAGTCACGGATCAGGCAGCTTCTTGCTGCTTGATCCCTTTTTTTATTGCGATGTAACGGTATCAAAGGAGGGAATTCCTTGCATTTTCAACCGATCGATGTAACCAAGCATAGAAAGTTTATTATTCCATTTCGTAGAGATTCTTTCATTGTTAGTTTCGGTTCGGATAAGGACTTCGGGAATGAAGAGGAGTATATCGATTGGGTAGACGCAAAATCGAGGCAATTTCCAGAAGGATTCGTTTTAGCTATGGAAAATGAAATCCCCATCGGCCAGCTTGAGCTAACCATAATAGAACACAACGATAGCAAAATAGGCTATGTCAATCTGTATTATTTGATTCCTGAGAAACGGGGGATTGGATTAGGCAAGGCACTCCACCAATACGCTCTTCAGTTCTTTGGTAATAATGGCGTACAAGAATATCACCTTCGTGTCTCCCCATCTAATCAAAACGCTTGTAAGTTTTACCATAAAAATGGAATGCAGCAAATTGGATTCGAACAAGACGGAAAAGTAATCAGAATGAGAGGGACATTATTTGAGAAACGCCGGTGACCTCAATCAGGTGACCGGCGTTTCCCTATTTATTAACGTTTCGGCATTTTGCTCGTATCCATGTACAGCAGGTTCCAGCGGTGACCGTCCAGATCGGCAAACCCTGCTCCGTACATCCAGCCGTCAATTTCACTTGGCTTGCCAAAGATGCTTCCGCCGGCCGACTCTACTTTTTGAATATAGGCATCTACTTCTTCTCTGCTGTTAGCGCCAATGGAAAATATGACTTCTGCGCTATGTGAAGTATCCGCGGTTTTTGAACCTGTAAATTTCTCGAACACCGCATCAGGGAACAGCAGAATCGTGGTTTGGCCTATGGCGAGCTTGGCTCTCTCGTTGCCAAAGCTCTCCGCATCGAATCCAATCTCTTTGAAAAAGGCAGTTGACCTCTCAACATCTTTGACCGGCAGGTTAATCCAAATCTCCTGTGACATGGTTATAGCCTCCTGGAATCTATTTTCAAAACTACACCTACTATACTCTACTTGTGGCACCGGAAGCGAATTTTAGGAAAGAAACCGTGAGCTAGGATAATCCGTTCAAAAGCGAACCTTCACCGAGCGCGGTCGCGGCCAGCGTCTGAATGACCGAGCTGTCCATTGGCGGATTGTGCAAGCCGGCACGGACGTCGCGGTAATAGCGCTCCAGTGGATTCGCGCGTGACAAGCTGGTACCGCCGACAATGCGCATCGCTAAGTCGACGACACGTATGGCGTTGTTCGTGACCGTATATTTCGCCAGACCGAGCTCCGGCTTCATCGCGGATCGTTCTGCCGGCTCCTTATCCCATCTGTCGGCCGCCGCATATAGCAGCGTGCGGGCGGTACGAAGCTCGATCTCCATTTCCCCGATCATTTGTTGAACGGCAGGGAGGGAGGCAATCGGCGTATCCAAGGAGTTTGGCTTATAGGAGCGCGCGAACGCCAGCGAATAGTCGCGTGCCGCCAGGGCGATACCCATATAGCAGGCAGGTATATGCAGCAGCCAACCGCCGCCGTCATCCGTTCCTTTGCCGGTCAACCGGCTGCCCGCGCCGGCGAAAGCGCCGTCCAGCACGACGTCGTGGCTGCCCGTCGCTCGCATTCCGATTGTGTCCCATGTTTCGACGATCGACACCCGGTCCGACCGATGGACGAGGAAATCAGCCGTAACGTTTTCTTCCGGGATATAGGCGGACACGACGAAACGGTCGAGAATCGGCGACAGCGTGCTGAATGTCTTGCGTCCCGTGATCCGCCATCCGCCGTCCGCGGCAATGGCGGACGTTTCCGGACGGCCGCCGCGGCTTGGGCTGCCGGAGGACGCTTCGCTGGCGAACGTGTTGATCATTGTGCCGTCCTTCACGACGGAGCGGCATAGTTCTTCGAACGTCTCCGCCGGCCATTTCCCGGTCGTGCGCAAATGCATGATCTGGCCGAGATGCCAGCCTACGGCAAGCGCGGTCGAGCCGTCACCGTAGGCGAGCCGTTCCTGCAGCAGGACGAACTCGTACAGCGGGATTTCATCGCCTCCGAAAGCCCGGGGAACGGTCAGCTTTAGATATCCGGCCTCCCGCAAATCGGAAAAATTATCGAACGGAAACGAGCCCTCGCGATCGTACCGGGGCGCTCGCTCCGCGAATCGGGCTGCCAGCCGCTCGACGAGCGCGGCGCGGTTCCGTTCCTCATCGTTGCGAATGGGGCTGTCAATGAATCGTTTCATCATGGCTCACTCCTTCTTCTCGTATTATAGCAACCGAATAATGGTTATCGCGAGCGATAGGAGAGAATTGTACCTTAGGTGGCCATGAACATAAGAAGGCTGCCTCCGAATTTCGGTGGCAGCCTTTCGTTGCTGAATTATTGAAAGCCCAATACGGGATGCGGCACGTACAGCTCTTCCAGCTCGCGGATTTCGTCGGAAGTCAACGCAAGCGAGAGCGCCGCGGTCGCGTCGTCTAAATGTCCGGGCTTCGTCGCGCCGATAATCGGCGCCGTGACTGCGGATTTGCTCAGCACCCAGGCTAGCGCGACCTGGGCTTGCGGAACCCCGCGCTCGGCCGCGATTCGCCCGACGCGTTCGACGATCGCGCGGTCCGACTCGACAGCGGACGTATACAGCGTCTTGCCGAACGCGTCGGTTTCCGACCGTTCGCTGATATCGTCCCAGCCG
It includes:
- a CDS encoding aminoglycoside phosphotransferase family protein; amino-acid sequence: MNIEIEKLLYALNRRFKTDIISTDCQTMPLQGGTVGNVNLVTGIAETVDGESLPYRMVLKIQKKWERYGDPGSWRREYDLYSSDLGATFSQALRWPICYHAEFNAEEDEYQLWLEYIDGVTGLDLTGDMYEKAALELGRFQGKLYAEQPAVLHSLTNLSQSEFMKNKYLHYRSWPVVYDYIRSEDCEFPLYIRQMLIDIDEQADEIFARIEKLPLVLCHRDFWVTNLIYADGNISLIDWDTSGWGYLGEDLASLIADEPDIDHMVENFQRCVPAYYKGFSEYADVSRIADHCVFEMILLVFGYRLVESYLYADADDEKAKHVLTLQKIYEIKSNPVGSHLAT
- a CDS encoding MFS transporter, whose amino-acid sequence is MRIRDWDGNLKLRLGVEFAFNVVFWTFLPFLAIFFANSFGKGWAGVLLVLSQALSVAGNLLGGYAADRWGRKRMMVLAACTQGIGYGVFAIAASPWVSWLFIGYLGFTLASFAGSLYTPASEAMVADVAEEKHRSSIFAVFWTSTNLAVVFGPVLGAVLFKDNPYILLAVSSVFCLLISAVLNRGLRETLPQYTLVNPRNKDEAPWYKFLAEQLRGYRIIASDQVFLLFIIAGVLLALTFMQLDILFPVFFKETLPSTDILGFGGWHWVVPGQQLFGLIVSEFGLFVALFTVIVTKWMAGYKDRNVFISGALLYAIGMVLFSHMSTFWGLSLAVAMFTIAEIASTGPQQAFISRLAPEDMRAQYFAASSIRFTLGRTIAPLAIPLSAWIGYTWTFGFLAALAAVSAVLYWLMFKLFKR
- a CDS encoding phytanoyl-CoA dioxygenase family protein, with product MELTFHQKKQLIEQGYVKVPGVVPKIMIQEAMKAINHTIGKGIPENHNGANYCRELESKPFITDMFNRTPAKTIIDSLVGQDAYHRIGMGQIALRFPSYMDDPPEDLGAHLDGVLHVKDSIAQNFTALVGVILSDQTETRQGNFTVYPGTHKLYEQYFREHGAEVLFRDEGFRTKHRSEHVPLPMPVPITGEPGDLIITHYQLVHAGGINLSDRIRYSVYFRVDHKERPNDWQTPLVDMWHHWPGLRTALADTTS
- a CDS encoding acyl-CoA dehydrogenase family protein encodes the protein MKRFIDSPIRNDEERNRAALVERLAARFAERAPRYDREGSFPFDNFSDLREAGYLKLTVPRAFGGDEIPLYEFVLLQERLAYGDGSTALAVGWHLGQIMHLRTTGKWPAETFEELCRSVVKDGTMINTFASEASSGSPSRGGRPETSAIAADGGWRITGRKTFSTLSPILDRFVVSAYIPEENVTADFLVHRSDRVSIVETWDTIGMRATGSHDVVLDGAFAGAGSRLTGKGTDDGGGWLLHIPACYMGIALAARDYSLAFARSYKPNSLDTPIASLPAVQQMIGEMEIELRTARTLLYAAADRWDKEPAERSAMKPELGLAKYTVTNNAIRVVDLAMRIVGGTSLSRANPLERYYRDVRAGLHNPPMDSSVIQTLAATALGEGSLLNGLS
- a CDS encoding VOC family protein translates to MTEIIIDGSSFVLLVKNLEQTVQFYSDLGFNYEVIGDKVIHHHVSRGKLTLILVEAKQEDEVNPISSRYEEQYFDVYGYTNAVDLIAQEVMDKNITIIREPNYTNHWSEFTFRDLNGYQITVGGGVVNKELISR
- the msrA gene encoding peptide-methionine (S)-S-oxide reductase MsrA, which gives rise to MDNASQRTEIATFAGGCFWCMVQPFDTLPGIISVISGYTGGHTINPTYQEVGTETTGHYEAVQITFQPELFPYERLLDIYWRLIDPTDRGGQFGDRGSSYRTAIFVHSEEQRKKAEASKQALQKSKRFKKPIVTDILPAVQFFPAEDEHQDYYNTHRRSYNLYHDGSGREEFHERSWNTKKDKDKLRQQLTELQYSVTQNRETERAFQNEYWNNEREGLYVDVINGDPLFSSRDKYDAGIGWPTFSKPIEEGWIQKESDLSNGQVRTALRSRTSKSYLGHLIQDRNKPQYRVNSASLRFIPVEQLEAEGYGRYVPFFE
- a CDS encoding VOC family protein: MFMRMELFVESLSESANFYTEVLGFAVEKESEKYTSVRNGHAIIGLGAMTQLVDNHYLKPKTEMERKGACVEIVLEVDEIEEYYNKIVKSNYPIHSELTNRPWGATDFRIVDPDGYYIRITSKS
- a CDS encoding GNAT family N-acetyltransferase, encoding MHFQPIDVTKHRKFIIPFRRDSFIVSFGSDKDFGNEEEYIDWVDAKSRQFPEGFVLAMENEIPIGQLELTIIEHNDSKIGYVNLYYLIPEKRGIGLGKALHQYALQFFGNNGVQEYHLRVSPSNQNACKFYHKNGMQQIGFEQDGKVIRMRGTLFEKRR
- a CDS encoding VOC family protein; amino-acid sequence: MSQEIWINLPVKDVERSTAFFKEIGFDAESFGNERAKLAIGQTTILLFPDAVFEKFTGSKTADTSHSAEVIFSIGANSREEVDAYIQKVESAGGSIFGKPSEIDGWMYGAGFADLDGHRWNLLYMDTSKMPKR
- a CDS encoding Type 1 glutamine amidotransferase-like domain-containing protein, translated to MKLLLTSAGITNKSIHDALIAMLGKPIAECSALCIPTAIYAIPGGAGHAWRFFSGQANAPMCELGWKSLGVLELTALPSIDKELWVPLVKEADVLLVNGGDPLFLSYWMRQSGLADLLPSLQAVYVGLSAGSMVMAPNIGEFFVGWTPPNGSDETLSLVDFAMFPHLDHEMLPENTMANAERWAAGIQGPAYAIDDQTAIKVIDGTVEVVSEGHWKLISPC
- a CDS encoding aldo/keto reductase; the encoded protein is MKYAKLGRTDMEVSRITYGAMELGGGNAFSGGWTRWELRPDEDNIRLLRQAFDNGVTSFDTAELYGAGRSEFIVGKALAEVRKQCIIATKVSAHHLQPREIRTALWQSMFRLNTDYIDLYYIHTPSNEVPIEETMGELSKLKEEGIIRAIGVSNFSLAQLKQAMQYGRVDAIQPEYHMLQRSIEDDLVGYCLANDISIMSYNSLAKGILTGIFHKGNEVTDFRKERPLFQSENLQKTAGLISLLEEIAAAKDATLSQVAISWLLRQKGLTSAIVGTQKEKHFFENLQSIDTELTEEEAVRLDAVSKQALRDLA